In a genomic window of Onychostoma macrolepis isolate SWU-2019 chromosome 08, ASM1243209v1, whole genome shotgun sequence:
- the b3gnt7l gene encoding UDP-GlcNAc:betaGal beta-1,3-N-acetylglucosaminyltransferase 7, like, with protein MTNPLATRMESSLRSVCAMEFFFRKKKNLRTAVSLTLVFATLLMLQKLITVDTNFKDTKVDVKRQWCGPTCKSIKAIENSSDGNGLAPVGKPMPRKWDVDKIKCRENSTMKTQAWFRRLSPRFHEFVLHRHCRYYPMLLNHPEKCSGDVDVLVVVKSVIEEHDRREAVRQTWGKEQEIQGLKIKTLFLLGTPATGKDARNLQALVQYEDRTYGDILQWDFMDTFFNLTLKEVNFLRWFNIYCSGVPFIFKGDDDVFVHTKNLVELIGFRVEENRVENLIVGDTIFEAKPIRNRQSKYFIPKELYDKRYPPYLGGGGFLMSSLVARKLFAVSESVELYPIDDVFLGMCLQKLKIVPELHLGFRTFGIIKRKVTPLNREPCFFRSLIVVHKLVPQELLQMWRLVQNEDLICARQVVIIR; from the coding sequence ATGACAAATCCACTGGCCACCCGAATGGAGAGCTCTCTGAGGAGCGTGTGCGCAATGGAATTCTTCTTTCGAAAGAAAAAGAATTTAAGGACTGCGGTCAGCCTGACTTTGGTTTTTGCCACTTTACTGATGCTTCAGAAGTTAATAACAGTGGACACGAATTTCAAAGATACCAAAGTCGACGTGAAACGCCAATGGTGTGGCCCCACATGTAAAAGCATAAAGGCCATTGAAAATTCATCCGACGGTAATGGCTTGGCGCCGGTGGGAAAACCCATGCCAAGAAAATGGGACGTGGATAAAATTAAGTGTCGTGAAAATTCGACGATGAAGACCCAAGCCTGGTTTCGTCGTTTGAGCCCAAGATTTCACGAATTTGTCCTGCACAGACATTGCAGATACTACCCAATGTTGCTGAATCACCCGGAGAAGTGCAGCGGTGATGTGGATGTTCTGGTCGTGGTCAAATCGGTTATCGAAGAACATGACCGGCGAGAAGCCGTGAGGCAGACCTGGGGAAAGGAGCAAGAAATCCAGGGCTTGAAAATcaaaacactatttttattaGGCACTCCAGCCACTGGCAAAGACGCGCGAAATTTACAAGCCCTGGTCCAATATGAAGACCGAACCTACGGGGACATCTTACAGTGGGACTTCATGGACACCTTCTTCAACCTCACCTTAAAGGAGGTGAACTTTCTGAGATGGTTCAACATCTACTGCAGTGGCGTTCCCTTCATCTTCAAAGGGGACGATGACGTTTTTGTCCACACCAAGAACCTGGTGGAACTAATTGGCTTTAGGGTGGAGGAAAACAGGGTGGAAAACCTCATTGTAGGAGACACCATTTTTGAAGCCAAACCGATCAGAAACCGCCAGAGTAAATATTTCATTCCTAAAGAGTTGTATGATAAACGTTATCCACCTTATTTGGGTGGAGGAGGATTTCTCATGTCTTCTCTGGTGGCCCGCAAGCTCTTTGCGGTTTCTGAGAGCGTGGAGCTTTACCCCATTGATGATGTGTTTCTGGGCATGTGCCTTCAGAAGCTAAAGATTGTCCCCGAGCTGCATCTGGGCTTCCGGACATTTGGGATCATTAAGCGTAAAGTGACTCCTCTGAACCGGGAGCCGTGCTTCTTTCGCAGCCTCATCGTGGTGCACAAACTCGTTCCGCAGGAGCTGCTGCAAATGTGGAGGCTTGTTCAAAACGAGGACTTGATATGTGCCAGACAAGTCGTAATAATAAGATGA
- the c08h1orf174 gene encoding UPF0688 protein C1orf174 homolog, producing MRAKQIVVGSHRLRVRGTVSLNAPGVKSSVKKAVRRRVLRGLVQRSASDIASAVQQMAGDGGEAKRLPKRPFHGEVEENSSSTMNENVKIKPGKKTPGERRGKENSAAKCSALTSGSAEAKMDQTVIHSPQTQEEPSIFFDEDSNHIFPVEQFFGNMDVVQDYPCRTPGSKRMSRREYRSMHYYAKEDSEDEQL from the exons ATGAGGGCGAAGCAG ATTGTCGTTGGGAGCCACAGACTGCGAGTGCGCGGCACTGTCTCTTTAAACGCGCCTGGTGTGAAAAGTTCAGTCAAG AAGGCTGTGCGGAGGAGGGTTCTGCGCGGTTTGGTGCAGAGATCGGCGTCTGATATCGCGAGCGCAGTGCAGCAGATGGCTGGCGACGGCGGGGAGGCCAAACGTCTTCCAAAGAGACCGTTTCACGGCGAAGTAGAGGAGAACTCCAGCTCGACCATGAATGAAAACGTCAAAATTAAGCCCGGGAAAAAGACTCCGGGTGAACGGCGCGGTAAGGAGAACTCTGCCGCCAAGTGTTCTGCTTTGACAAGCGGCTCTGCAGAGGCGAAGATGGACCAGACCGTAATTCACAGTCCCCAAACGCAAGAGGAACCGAGCATTTTCTTCGACGAGGACAGCAATCACATTTTCCCAGTGGAGCAGTTCTTTGGGAACATGGATGTTGTTCAG GATTACCCATGCAGAACCCCAGGAAGCAAGAGAATGAGTCGGAGAGAGTACAGGAGCATGCATTACTATGCCAAAGAGGACAGTGAAGACGAGCAGCTATGA
- the dffb gene encoding DNA fragmentation factor subunit beta, with protein MHKITKPKLVKIRSANEAKKYGIAAANLKELIKKGCNLLKVSSSKVHVCLYEDGTVVTEEYFQNLPNNTELVLLPEGQSWNGLVHEINQVLGLDRDTDLLISAANNLLSDEHSPKRRRILGDLLRNLRDNSELENREEDKDWFKGIDARFKTKSAYMKYNCESRIRGYLKEVDGYTQTIPNAKTKSEYKKVVEILADKLKAARYNGTYFDRSERDIHRLCTEEGWFTCQGAFDENNCAFLHSINPYGSRESRILFSTWNLDHLIEKKRTVMPTLAEALKGNKSGDINVDYFYKLLFTRENLKLVHIVCHKKGAHELSCDSRKIYKRVRRTVKSKHIHNPLVKYAA; from the exons ATGCACAAAATAACTAAACCAAAGCTGGTTAAGATAAGAAGTGCCAACGAGGCCAAAAAATACGGAATTGCAGCTGCTAACCTGAAGGAGCTGATCAAAAAAGGATGTAATTTACTAAAG GTATCCAGCTCCAAAGTACATGTCTGCTTATACGAGGATGGGACAGTAGTTACTGAAGAGTATTTTCAAAATCTTCCCAATAACACAGAACTTGTTTTGCTGCCTGAGGGACAGAGCTGGAATGGAC TTGTGCATGAAATAAACCAAGTCCTGGGTTTGGACAGAGACACAGACCTTCTGATCAGTGCAGCAAATAATCTTCTGTCAGATGAACATTCTCCCAAGCGACGCAGAATACTGGGAGACCTTCTGAGGAACCTGAGGGACAATTCAGAGCTGGAGAACAGAGAAGAAGATAAGGACTGGTTTAAAG GAATTGATGCCCGGTTTAAAACCAAGTCTGCTTACATGAAGTATAACTGTGAGAGCAGAATCCGAGGATATTTGAAAGAG GTTGATGGATATACGCAGACTATTCCAAATGCCAAGACAAAAAGTGAATATAAAAAGGTGGTGGAGATCCTGGCAGATAAGCTGAAGGCTGCACGGTATAATGGTACCTATTTTGACAGATCGGAGAGGGACATCCACAGGCTTTGCACTGAAGAGGGCTGGTTCACCTGCCAG GGTGCCTTTGATGAGAACAACTGTGCATTTCTTCACTCAATAAACCCGTACGGGAGCCGCGAGAGCAGAATCCTCTTTAGCACCTGGAATCTGGACCACCT GATAGAAAAGAAGAGGACCGTCATGCCCACACTCGCTGAGGCACTGAAGGGCAATAAAAGCGGCGATATAAACGTGGATTATTTCTACAAACTGTTATTCACAAGGGAAAATCTCAAGCTCGTTCATATCGTCTGCCACAAGAAAGGGGCCCATGAGCTCAGCTGTGACTCCCGAAAAATCTACAAACGGGTCCGGAGGACTGTGAAATCAAAGCACATCCATAATCCTCTTGTGAAATATGCAGCTTAG